ACCTGTGAGTTAACCGTCAGTCGTCATTGGTCAATCGGTGATGCTTCGCCGCGACTGACGCGGGCCTCAGACGATCCCCCAGCAAAGTTTTGTGGAATTGTCTGTCTTCTAGCGATGCAGGTACGCGCTCAACGACATGATCCGAACGCCGTGTGAGATCTCTACGGCCAGCATGGCCTTATCACCGGTCACGATAGCCCTTGCCTGACCTGCAATCGCGCACTCCAGCACCCGATTGTCCGGCTCATCTTTGAATACATTGACGGGGTCCTTGGGATGAACAACCTCGGCCAGTTCGGTGAGGAAGAGCGCGGTGCGGCTCAGGGCATCAGCGTCACGGCTGAACTTTCTAGCGAGAACGGTCAGCAGTTCATCGAGAAGAGGTTTGGAGATCAGTAGCGTATCGCGACCGTCGAGAATGCGCCGGATCGCCCGATCAGCAGACGATCCGGGGAACGTCAAGGCGGAGACATAAATGTTGGTGTCAAAGACGACCCTCACGGCTTCGCAAGGTATCGTCGAAGATCACGGGCCGTCACAATGCCTTTGGCCTTTGCCTTCTTCGTCCAGTAGCCTTGAATGGCCTGATAATCTTGTGAGAACCGGTTCTGCTTCGTCTCTGCGATCAGATCCTGCAACAGGGCGAGTGGGCTCTTCCCTCTACGTCGAGCCAGTCGATTCAGGTCCCGCGAGAGCGCTTCAGGAAGCGCCAATTGTCGTTTGGCTGCGGTTGCCATGGTCGTCCCCCTTTGCGTATCACATCCTACCATGCTGCGAGGGCATGACCCAACTCGATGTAATGGCGATCAGACACCGGTGCTCAGACCGTCAATCGCCAGTCGTTATTCGTCAGGCGGCGACGCCGCGCGGCAATTGAGTTCTGACCAATGACGCGGTTTCCTTCCCATCGTCCAGACTCCCTGCGGCCATATTGAAGAAGAACTTGATCGGGTTCTAAAATTTGCTAAGAGCCGAGTACGTTCCTGGAAAGCGCCATGAACATTTTCCCCATCAAGACCAAACAGGATTATGAACGCGCTTTGCTCCGCATCGAACAATTGATGGACGCAAAGCCGGGTACCAAGGCTGGAGATGAGCTGGATATCCTCACGACGCTGGTCGAGGCCTATGAGTCCAAACACCATGCCGTGAGCCCTCCCCATCCGGTCGAAGCGATCAGATTTCGGATGGAACAGCTCGGCATGACTCGAAAGGATCTCGAAGCGCTGCTCGGCGGGCGCGGCAGGGTTTCGGAAATTTTGAACGGGAAGCGTGGGTTATCCCTCGAAATGATCCGCCGAATTCATCGTACGTTGCATATTCCCCTGGAAAGCCTGATCGGCACAGCCGCGTAACCGACCTCACTCCAAGCCCATAACTGCCGTCTATTCAACCAGAACCATGGTGACGATTTGCAACAAAATCCGAGCAAAGCAAGCGCGAGACTCTTGTTTTTGGCCAGAGGTCTGACGAGGTCCTATTGATTTCATCTGGCTCTCTTACCTCCGTGTTTGACACTCCATTTCATGGCGGGATGGGTGGTCGGCTGAGGCAGGCCCTGGAGCGGGTACCCGGTTTGATAGACACATGAGATGCCGGCTTTGCTGGCATCGCGGCCAACAGCCGCAGCTTCAGAGGCAGAGGCGGCCAAGAGTACAACACCAAAGGCTGCGGACCATCAGTGCATTCCAGGGCGGCTGAAGCCGACGCCCGTCTGTCGCCGTGATTTTCCGATCAGTCCTGACGCGGCGCTCTTCCTGAGGGACAAAAGCGGGAGCCCCGTCCCGGCGCTCTCTTACGTGTCCCAGGTCGTCCCTTCCATATACAGCTCGTTCATGATCCGGTTCTTGGCGTCCGGGTCCTTCTCTAGTCTGAGCGCCTTGGTGTAGTTTTCCACGGCGACTTCCGTCTTCCCGTGGGCGGCGTAGATCTTGCCGATCCCGAGATAGGCCCGTCCTTGATTCGGATCGGCCCGTAGAGCCCGATTGAAGGCTTCCATGGCGTCGTTCAACTTCCGCTTGTTGAGCAACAACCACCCGATCGCGACGTGGCCTGGCGCGAAATCCGGGTCCTGTTGGACCGCGGCCCGGTACTCCTGCATGGCAAGCTCGGTTCGGCCCCGATCTTCGTAGAACTTGCCTAGCCCGCAGTGCAATTCGGCGTTGGTCGGGTCCAACCGCACGGCTTCCTTGTATTCGGTGAGCGCCGGCTCGAATTTGCCCTGCGCCGCGAGCGCGCAGGCCAGCGCGGCCCTGGCCACTGCGTCCTTCGGGCGCTGTTTCACCACCTCGCGGAAATGCGGCAGCGCCTGTTCCAGTTGGCCTTGCAGTTGATAGAGCGCGCCCAGGCTGGTTCGTGCGGCCGTAAACTCCGGCCCGAGCCGCACCGCCTCGCGATAGGCCTTGATCGCCATGTCGGAGCGGCCGGCCCGTTCCATGATCTGGCCATAAAAAAAGTGCGGAAGGGGCGAGGCCGGAAGCAACGTCATGGCCTGTTTGAAGCTGGCGATTGACTCCTCCGATTGTCCCGACTGGGACAGGAACAGACCCATCACCAGATGGAGCGAGCCGTTGTCGCCCCGGCGGGCACGAATCTCGTTCAGCCAGGCCCGCACCCGTTCAATATCCTCCGGCTCGGCCAGCGACGCGGCATGAAAAGTCCAGGCCTGCGCGATCTCGCCTCGCAGGAGGTGGACGATGTTGAGCGCGAAAGCCGGCCTCGGATCGCGGACCGACTCGCCGGAGCCCTGTTGCCATGCCGACGCCGCACGCTCGACCGTCGTCCAGTCGTCGGCGACGAAGGCCTCCTCGATCTCTGCCGCGAAATCCTGGGTAGTCACGGGGGCTCAGCGGGTGAGACGGTCCTCGACATCCGGAGGCGTCGCGTGAATGTGGCCGGCGAGGAAGGGATAGCGGGCGGCCATGGCCTCTTTGATCTGCCAGGCGACGGTCCGGTACGACCAATGGCCCTTGACGCCGGACCGCAGGCGAGAGATGTATTCCGCTTCCGCGTAATCCATCTTGAACAGGCAACGGACCTTGAAGCCGAACGGAATGGCGTAGAGGGCCGCTTCCTGGCTGCTCTTGCGGATGGTCTCGATGTCCCGTTTGACGGCGTCCATGGCATCCCGGTACTCGCGATCCAATCCGGCTTCCGTCAGCAGCGGCGGTATGTCATAGCCATGGACCGTCGTAAAGTTCTGTTGAATCTGCTGGCAGCGGCGGTGGCGATGCAGATCACGCCAGGCGCCGATGTCCATGAGGATGTCGAAGATGAAGGCGTAGCCGCTCCGGAATTCCTTGGGCAACTCATCGTGCGGATCCCGCTTGACCAGCGCCAGGTCGATGACTTCCTGTTTCTGTTTCTCGGTCCAGCCTCGAACGAGTTCCAGGATCTTTCGATAGGGAGCCTGCCCCCCGCGGTACAGCCAGGTGGCGGCCAGTTCATCCAGCGGGTCATGCGGCTCGATCAGGTCCACGGACGAGGCCTCGTCCGGATCGCCCCATGAAGAAGGGTCATCCAGCCCGGCCCGTTTGAGGATCTCCCGTGCGTACCGGCCGGTCTCTTGGTAGACCTGGCTCTGATAGGCACTGGCCTTGGCATGTCGCGCCAAGGTTGGGGCCAGGGGTTCGGCGAGCCCGGCCGTCTGTCCGCACAGTTCCCCCCAGACGTTGACCGGGGGGCGGAGACAGGCATCTCTGAGGTCGTCTCCAATCATCTGAAGCTCCGGCAAGGCGGCCGACAGGAACCGGGTGATCTGCTTTTCCAACGTCCTCACGCTCACGACCTGACCGACATTGGTCCGGGCTGCGAGCGGCAACAGGTACCGGGTCACGTCGAACGAACGCGCCGCCATCGTCCGCTCATAGTCCGCTTCTTTCATCTCGGACGGGCGCGTGGTTCGCTCGGAAAGAAACCGCTTCACCGGATCATGGAGCAGCCGATAGGCATTGGCCAAACTGCCGATGATGCCCTGGTACAGTCCTTCGACTTCCGATCCCCGAATGTTGTTGGGGGTATAGCAACCGCCGGGACCGAAGTTCTGGTAGCGGCTCGATTTCGCCTGGCCGTCCCAGAGCGGCTCGTCCTCGATCCGAATAGCGGCCAATTCGGAGATGTGTTCAAAACACACGATCGCGTGGCCGAGGTCGGCGATGGAGGCGTGCCCGTAGGCAAAGTAATACTGGTCCCAGAATTTCTCCGACGAATGCCCGTGCACCCAGCGGATGCTGTCTTCGATGGAGTCGGGAGACCGGCTGTACCGCGCAAGCGCATAGGCCGCCTTCTCGGGCGGCATCGGGGCCACGGCGACCACGCGCCGGCTGGGGCCGTCGGTCATCATGAGGAGGACCTTGCGCGAGGAGGCCCGACGGGGCATGAAGCCAGGCTCGTACTAAACCGCAGCGGGCAAGCAATCGGTCCCGTGGCCATTAGGTCAGGACTTATGGAGAGCAACGAGGTCATGTCATGCATCGCGCAGCATGCAGAACCGCCGTCACGCTTGTCAATACGACCAGCCCTGCTTTCACAACTCAAGGTCCTGTCCGTTGCGTTGACTTGTCCCTCCCTCGGCGCGCTATGATGCCGCGGGCCGGAACGTGGCGACCCATTCCTCGAGCCCCACGCGCAAGCCGACTATGATCAAGGGCATCAAAGGCGTCAAAGACATCCTCCCGGACCAGATCGACCGCTGGCTCCTCATCGAGAACAGCGCGCGCCGGTATGCCCGGCTCTACGGATTCCGCGAGATCCGGCTCCCGATCTTCGAGGTGACCGACCTGTTTGCCCGATCAATCGGCGCGACGACCGACATCGTTGAGAAGGAAATGTACACGTTCGCCGACCGTGACGGGACCTCCCTGACCTTGCGTCCGGAGGGAACGGCCGGCGCCGTACGATCCTATATCGAACACAATCTGGGTGCCTCGCCCCTTCCGCAAAAGCTGTTCTACCTCGGGCCGATGTTTCGGCACGAACGCCCTCAAGCGGGCCGTCTCCGACAGTTTCACCAATTCGGGGTCGAGCTGTTAGGGGTGGCGGCACCGGAAGCGGACGCGGAAGTGCTCTCGCTCCTCTGGCGGTTTTTCCACGCTCTGAGTCTCCCAGGCCTGACATTGGAACTCAACACGCTTGGGGAAACCGAGGACCGGCCTCGCTACAAGAAGGTCCTCCGAGATTTTCTGGAAACCAAGAAATCCGCCATCTGTGCCAATTGCCAGCGCCGTCTAGAGACCAATCCGCTCCGGGTCCTGGATTGCAAGGTTCCAGGCTGCCGCGAAGCGACCGCTGATGCCCCTTCGATCATTGACCATATTTCACCCAGGGCTCGCGAGCATTTCGAGGAGGTGAAGGCCGGGCTTTCCGCGGTCAACATTCCCTTCAGCCTCAACCCTCGACTCGTGCGGGGACTGGATTACTACACGTCGACCACCTTCGAGGTCACCTGCACACACCTGGGAGCCCAAAACGCGGTGGGGGCGGGCGGGCGCTACGATGGGCTGGTCGAGGTGCTCGGAGGAGGGCCCACTCCTGCAATCGGGTTTGCCGTGGGGCTCGAGCGCATTGCCCTCTTGCTGCCGGGAGACCTCGTTCCTCAGCCTTCGCCGTCCTTATATGTCGCCGGGTTCGGTCGCGACGGCACTCGAGCGGCCTATCCCCTGCTCGACTCGCTCCGCCAAGCCGGAGTCGAAGCCACCTGTGATTATCGGTCAACCACCCTCAAGGCTCACCTTCGTCAGGCCGATCGACTCCACTGTTCTCACACCTTGATTATCGGCGACGATGAAGCTACCAAGGGGATGGCCATCCTCCGAAACATGGTCTCGAAGGTACAGGAAGAGATACCCTTCTCCTCGCTCGTTAACGACGTGGCAGCCCGTCTTTTGAAGGTCTGATTTCAGAAAAAAGTCCTTATTGACTTTGCGCGTTAAAGAGCATAGTCTTGCCAGGGTAATATCAATCTAACTGATTGATAATTTTATAGGAATCAGTATCCTTCCCTGTGGAAAAGCGAAAGCTCGGTATCTTGTTATCCACACCCCCCGGACACCCGCATGTGGAGACGGTTCTTTCCCTCTCGGAAGCCGCGACTCGCAAAGGAGCCGATGTCTACCTCTACCTGATCGACGAGGGCGTAAAGAACCTCCGGGACGCCCGCATGTTGGCGTTGGCCGGTCAGGGGATGAAGTATTTTGTCTGCGCATACGGATGCCAACAGCACGGGGTTCCCACGGAGTCGCTTGATCCTCGCATCACCCTCTGTGGATTGGTGATTCTCTCGAACATGGTCGAAGGTTGTGATCAGTTCGTGTCCTTCAACTGAGCCACGTGCTCCCCGGCACAACCTCCCATGTCCGACACGACCACCGTGGTGATCCGAGAAGACCCGTTGAGATCCGGACGCGCCGTCGAAGCGCTTCGCATCGCCCTCGGTCTGGGAGCCGGCAGCCGACCGATCAGCGTTGTACTCTTGGATAATGCGCCACGTCTTCTTTCGGAAGACCGCGACGACGTCGTGGATCTCGAGATTCTCGAAAAGTACCTTCCTTCGTTTCAGCATTTGGAAACGGAGTTCCTTGTGCCTCCCGGAGCGATCAAGGACTTTTCGATCGAGCCTGGCTTTCGCATTCGGGAAGCGGCCATGGAGTCGCTGAGGCGACATCTCACGGCCTCCCGACGTGTCTTGGTCTTTTAACGCCATGCCGAAGGTGCTCTATCTTGTAACCAAAAACATCGACCTCTGCCGGGATCCTCTGTTGCCATCACAGCCGGAACCGAATCTCCAACCGGAGATGGTGCTCCTGGAGGAAGGCGTTCGCGCCCGCCTCGACTCGTCCCCGAACTCCATACCGGTCTCGGCGCTTGAAGATGATCTTCGGAGCCGGGATGTGACATTCGCGGGCAAGACGATTGGGTACGAGGATCTCGTGGAGAAGATTTTTTCCGCTGACACGGTGATCACGCTCTGACGGTTTTTTTAG
The DNA window shown above is from Nitrospira tepida and carries:
- a CDS encoding putative toxin-antitoxin system toxin component, PIN family, which codes for MRVVFDTNIYVSALTFPGSSADRAIRRILDGRDTLLISKPLLDELLTVLARKFSRDADALSRTALFLTELAEVVHPKDPVNVFKDEPDNRVLECAIAGQARAIVTGDKAMLAVEISHGVRIMSLSAYLHR
- a CDS encoding helix-turn-helix domain-containing protein; translated protein: MNIFPIKTKQDYERALLRIEQLMDAKPGTKAGDELDILTTLVEAYESKHHAVSPPHPVEAIRFRMEQLGMTRKDLEALLGGRGRVSEILNGKRGLSLEMIRRIHRTLHIPLESLIGTAA
- a CDS encoding tetratricopeptide repeat protein, with product MTTQDFAAEIEEAFVADDWTTVERAASAWQQGSGESVRDPRPAFALNIVHLLRGEIAQAWTFHAASLAEPEDIERVRAWLNEIRARRGDNGSLHLVMGLFLSQSGQSEESIASFKQAMTLLPASPLPHFFYGQIMERAGRSDMAIKAYREAVRLGPEFTAARTSLGALYQLQGQLEQALPHFREVVKQRPKDAVARAALACALAAQGKFEPALTEYKEAVRLDPTNAELHCGLGKFYEDRGRTELAMQEYRAAVQQDPDFAPGHVAIGWLLLNKRKLNDAMEAFNRALRADPNQGRAYLGIGKIYAAHGKTEVAVENYTKALRLEKDPDAKNRIMNELYMEGTTWDT
- a CDS encoding FAD-dependent thymidylate synthase; the encoded protein is MMTDGPSRRVVAVAPMPPEKAAYALARYSRSPDSIEDSIRWVHGHSSEKFWDQYYFAYGHASIADLGHAIVCFEHISELAAIRIEDEPLWDGQAKSSRYQNFGPGGCYTPNNIRGSEVEGLYQGIIGSLANAYRLLHDPVKRFLSERTTRPSEMKEADYERTMAARSFDVTRYLLPLAARTNVGQVVSVRTLEKQITRFLSAALPELQMIGDDLRDACLRPPVNVWGELCGQTAGLAEPLAPTLARHAKASAYQSQVYQETGRYAREILKRAGLDDPSSWGDPDEASSVDLIEPHDPLDELAATWLYRGGQAPYRKILELVRGWTEKQKQEVIDLALVKRDPHDELPKEFRSGYAFIFDILMDIGAWRDLHRHRRCQQIQQNFTTVHGYDIPPLLTEAGLDREYRDAMDAVKRDIETIRKSSQEAALYAIPFGFKVRCLFKMDYAEAEYISRLRSGVKGHWSYRTVAWQIKEAMAARYPFLAGHIHATPPDVEDRLTR
- the hisS gene encoding histidine--tRNA ligase, with protein sequence MIKGIKGVKDILPDQIDRWLLIENSARRYARLYGFREIRLPIFEVTDLFARSIGATTDIVEKEMYTFADRDGTSLTLRPEGTAGAVRSYIEHNLGASPLPQKLFYLGPMFRHERPQAGRLRQFHQFGVELLGVAAPEADAEVLSLLWRFFHALSLPGLTLELNTLGETEDRPRYKKVLRDFLETKKSAICANCQRRLETNPLRVLDCKVPGCREATADAPSIIDHISPRAREHFEEVKAGLSAVNIPFSLNPRLVRGLDYYTSTTFEVTCTHLGAQNAVGAGGRYDGLVEVLGGGPTPAIGFAVGLERIALLLPGDLVPQPSPSLYVAGFGRDGTRAAYPLLDSLRQAGVEATCDYRSTTLKAHLRQADRLHCSHTLIIGDDEATKGMAILRNMVSKVQEEIPFSSLVNDVAARLLKV
- a CDS encoding DsrE family protein, producing MEKRKLGILLSTPPGHPHVETVLSLSEAATRKGADVYLYLIDEGVKNLRDARMLALAGQGMKYFVCAYGCQQHGVPTESLDPRITLCGLVILSNMVEGCDQFVSFN